The Elaeis guineensis isolate ETL-2024a chromosome 11, EG11, whole genome shotgun sequence genomic interval aaatcaaatgtcttacatccaataaaatttttgctaaaaaaataaaaacaatagatctaagttcaatgaagttgacaatgctaatctcgcttctaaaagctctgtcccaatatttcgtcccacgctcgatattaattatctaaatctgaaaaatagaaagaaaggtaatgagctagacagcccagtaagtaacaaatatctcaactagataattcagatattatataattttcaagaataatactgcaaataaacataacagtatttttcatgctgatttaatataaatcaattattttcaaatattcacatatattataatcataaatctgattcgattcaaaacacttgtaactcaacagcctcgactatgaccaacgtttaacccccattgacggggtccacagaataccagcgcacaacccccactggcagggtccacaaataccagcgcacaacctccactggcaggatccacaaacaccagcgcacaacccccactggcagggtccactgagtatcaacgtataatccccattggcggagcccactgaaacatagttaggctgagagcataaatccgatctgtatcaaaacactttgtaccataatatatatcataatctttcactaaatatgtgcataaatcgatataccataacattttaaaagcacttttctttcaaaacataatttcataaatcatgcataatttcatagaataattatttattttcagaataaatatgaaatatctcgagaagatgattcattacttacctttcacgaagcactgaatgaacagatcgactaacttctaggagattcttccgtgcctattatccaaaattatatttttacattaattttaattcaaaattaaatctaaacaaatcccaattcaaaacctcacttaaaatcaaactcttccctaaactcgatcaaaatcatcagatgaagccttccactacgctaatcctagaggaataactttagagagagagaaatccatcaagagagagaaataatctagtgagagaaaattttagagagagaaagtagagagagaaagttcaattccagagagagaaagtcagggttcagactgaaagaagagagaagagagaaactctctctctcatcatttttttattttattttattttattttttatttatttatttatttatttatttacttatatatataaatattatttatttatttatttatttttattattttttttttcttttttcttttcttttcttttcttttctttttctctttttcttctttttcttctttttctttccttttctttttttttccttcttttttcttcttttcttttctttttttcttttcttttcttttttttttcttttcttttttcttttcttttctttttcttggttcttcccgtgccggaacaggggaccggcatcctccgaccttgaccggccgttcgggccacggccgctgcggcagaggccggcggcagagggggccaTTCCCCCGGTCGCTGAGGAGCATTGCCGGCGGTCAATTTCGATCGTCGGCGTCGGAAAAATtcacgggaaagagaccaaaaacagagtctttttccccgaccgaaaatcggcgactctcgtcgctggCAGCTGCGCACAAGAGCAcggaaagaaggggaaggaagagagaaaaaggaaggaaacttaccttgacctccggtgacctcgtcggcggcagtcacggcgagaaatcaaaatggtgaccgcggctttacttcggaaaaatcggagggaaggagagaaagaagaggccgatgttcggtctcaagggagagggggttttcttataggggaccctaggactccgagggttcCTAGGAGTCCTGATTTTGCCCGGATtttgccggagaagaagactcctatcgggagtcttcttcccgatttcttctgtttttttttttttcgttttggtgggctgagattgggcttggctaggttttgggctatcacattcttcacccctaaaagaaaatttcgtcctcgaaatttttcatacctgtcaccattgtattggaagcctgtggattctgttgagaaagcgcataaactctttccTGGTTTTtaaaaatctgtccaccacccttatgttgtccttcatgagttctttggccaacttgattttcagtatttagcgggcagctagaaattttatgatccttctgaccacatttgaaacaagcaccggtattccaatagcaatctttgtctgcatgatttttgccacatctggagcacggctcaccatcaatctgttgagtcttattgtctactgctcccttagctgatcttttaatgtttttattattctgcccttgtgtatcatttgattttgctctctttctttgctttctttctctttccatgcgttcttcattgacttccctttcaattatcagtgctttgtttaccacatcggcataagttgtcaattcatatggaaccacttgtttttgaATCTcggttctcagtcccatctcaaacttgtgaacacgttcttgctcaccatccactaatctcggagcaaattttgctaactctgtaaattttgcttcatattcagtcacactcatacccttttgcttcaaataaataaactcttgctctttctggatctttatactccgagaaaaatactgatcatagaatgcaatccgaaacctttcccaggtaagtatttcgccgtcttgttcatgcttgcgctgtagtcgctgataccagttgtatgcttctccttgtagtaaataagctgcatatcgaaccctttcttcatcaagacactcttggacagcgaaagccttctccatctccattatccagttgtcagcctccaaaggttcagtagtccccttgaaagctggaggagcaagctttttaaattctgaaatgttgttccgttgtactggttgctctccatgttgtggtggtggatgctgatgttgttgtgtatctcgttgtatctgctgttgttcaaacatttactgctgtatttgttgttgcgcttgtaccatcctgattagggtctgcattaactgagccatatctggttcttgacgtgctctcgaagtacttccattaggatctacgactccccctcctgaggggtgccactggtcagatggggagtgctatcctcccgtggttgtgatgtctctcttgcaattccttgagtagttcttgtcattctacggggaggcatggtaaccttgtagtagtaaaaccttattagattcatttatctatttgttaggatagatttattatgatgctcatactttaacgtctcaatattcctaatgtttacccacctacactcatactatgtcaaattctatgtgtcataatttatccacttatgctctgataccatattaattgtcacgcccccgacccgagattatgaatcgagggtcgcggcaaccgccgcatactcatgaagaactctcttcataagcatgcaaggcatctcatcacgatatcaatgcatcatagcggaataaatttaaataattattattcaactgtaattcaagtaattaaatcaaatatcttacatccaataaaatttttgctaaaaaaataaaaacaatagatctaagttcaatgaagttgacaatgctaatctcgcttctaaaagctctgtcccaatatttcgtcccacgctcgatattaattatctaaatctgaaaaatagaaataaaggtaatgagctagacagcccagtaagtaacaaatatctcaactagataattcagatattatataattttcaagaataatgctgcaaataaacataagagtatatttcatgctgatttaatataaatcaattattttcaaatattcacatataatacaatcataaatctgatttgattcaaaacactcgtaactcaacagcctcgactatgaccaacgtttaacccccattggcggggtccacagaataccagcgcacaacccccactggcagggtccacaaataccagcgcacaacccccactggcagggtccacaaacactagcgcacaacccccactggcagggtccactgagtaccaacgtataatccccattggcggggcccactgaaacatagttaggctgagagcataaatccgatctgtatcaaaacactttataccataatatatatcataatctttcactaaacatatgcataaatcgatataccataacatttcaaaagcacttttctttcaaaacataatttcataaatcatgcataatttcagaaaataattatttattttcagaataaatatggaatatctcgagaagatgattcattacttacctttcacgaagcactgaatgaacagatcgactaacttctagaagattcttccgtgcctattatccaaaattatatttttacattaattttaattcaaaattaaatctaaacaaatcccaattcaaaacctcacttaaaatcaaactctttcctaaactcgatcaaaatcatcagatgaaacttccactacgctaatcctaaaggaataactttagagagagagaaatccatcaagagagagaaataatctagagagagaaaattttaaagagagaaagtagagagagaaagtccaattccagagagagaaagtcagggttcagactgaaagaagagagagaagagagaaactctctctctcatcatttttttattttatttttattatttatttatttatttatttatttatttacttatatatatataaatataaatatatatatatatatttattattattattattattattattatttcttttcttttcttttcttttctttttctctttttcttctttttcttctttttctttccttttctttttttttttcttcttttcttttcttttttcttttcttttctttttttttttttcttttcttttctttttcttggttcttcccgtgccgaaacaggggaccggcatcctccggccttgaccggccgttcaggccacggccgccgcggtggaggccggcggcagaggggggccattcCCCCGGTCGCTGAGGAGCATTGCTGACGGTCAATTTCGATCGTCGGCGCCGGAAAAATTCACGGGAAAGAGAcaaaaaacagagtctttttccccgaccggaaatcggcgactcttgtcgccggcagctgcgcacaagagcacggaaagaaggggaaggaagagaggaaaaggaaagaaacttatcttgacctccggtgacctcggcagcggcagtcacggcgagaaatcaaaacggtgaccgcggctttatTTCAGAaaaatcggagggaaggagagaaagaagaggccgatgttcggtctcaagagagagggggtcttcttataggggaccctaggactccgagggttcctaggagtcctgattttgcccggatttcgtcggagaagaagactcttatcgggagtcttctttccggtttcctctgtttttttttttcattttggtgggctgagattgggcttggctaggttttgggctatcacatctTCAGCCTACGAGACGTTCCCTCGTCATACCATTTCAAACAGGCTTTGCTACTTTTCAACAATGAAATGGTCTTTGTTTCTGGTCTAGCACTGTACTGCGAAGGACAGCTTCCTGTATTCTGCTATATAATATGTTTTGGGGTTCTCTATTTTACTTCTTCAATGTTTTCATACAAGTTTTTGCTATTACTTTTATGTTGTCTTCTTGTTTTTTATTTTGCTTGGGTGGGAATTCAGTATTGTAACTATCTGTTTCTTTTGGGTTGCACTACTTTGTAATATACTTTTTCATTAATCTAACTTACCTTGGccccttttaccaaaaaaaaaaaaaatcgactcAAGATAAGTCCAGCGTGCTTATCATGGTGTCAGGTTCTACATGGTGCTTCTAAAGGGACATCGTGCACGAGGCCTACCTCAAGAAACACCGGACACCATCCAGGCTCTACCTGGGACCCACGTCTTAGGTGCGACTCGCTCGCCAAGTCACATGTAACAAAGTTCTTGGTGCCAAAATTGGAACATGCATTTCTAGGTGGTCCAAAAATCCTTGCAGAGACATTTAACCCATTTTGTAACTAGATGTGTCTCGTGCTTGATGTTGGAGAGCTACATTTCGTAGTTCCAAGATGACAGTTAGAGGGCGTTTGGTATAAAGTAAGAAGATGTTATAAATAGAGATGATGAAATAATCACATTTCGTTGGTTCCTCGATAGTAATAATCACAAATCACTCTCAATCCTTAAATTATTGTCTAATCCGATGATCTCGAACCCATTTTTGAAGATGGATATCCAAGGTCACCCCTAGATAATAATTTGGGCTAAACTTTAACGATAAAGATGCTCTTCAttctagccaaaaaaaaaaattttatatatcgtTAACATATTATATCCATACtataatattgatattatatagtatttatgatatatattatattatattaattatattatcatcatattattatttaataattatatttttgaattataatagaaatatattactgtactttatatttataaaattatataatatattacttctatttatcttatttttctaatcaaaatgaGCATTAGTATTAAAATaacaatatattatatcatagatAAAACTATTAATTCTATATATAACAATACATTTATAtaagattaataaatttttttaaaatatattaataattattatcatattattttatatgattaataaatatattttaagaatatattaaggatagttttgataatatatgGCTAATGATTTTGGATTCAACACCAAATATATTACTCGTAGATACCTGGAGATACTTAATTACTGGAACATAGTATATCAATTACAATGATCTTAAATTAGCGGAGATTAGATTACTTTGAGATAAAAATTATCGATGATCTAGTATCATCCTGGTGATCCCATTTTGGTCACTAAAAACCACCTCAGAGGTGAACTTTGGGTTAGCTCATTGCAACAGCCAATGGTAATTGATGTTACTATTAAGGTATTCTACTCTAATTCTGTATGGGACCTTTGAAATGCTTATCATCCATCACTTTCTTAAGGGCCAGCCATGGCTTCATTTGCTGTCTGTTCTATGGTTTGACTTTTTTTCTACTTTCTTAATTTTTAAAGAGACTTTATTGAGCAAGTTGAAGGAATTGCTTCCTTCTCTATGGTCAAAACACAAGTGGCCCTAAGAAAAGAATGATAGAGACTAAAAGAGAGAGGTAGTTTTAGCAAAACGCATACTCGATGTTATAGAATATTCTTCATATTATTCATCAATGCTAAACGAAGGAGTGAGGAATTCGTGGATGTGGTCATAATAATTAGGCTTAGCCCAAGCCTACATTAGTTCCCAGTTATATTTAATTTGGGCATCAGCGTAGATTttgactttttctttttttttttcatgtgcaTGTGTTGTATTTAGCCCTTAAAGTTGGGTCCATTGAGTTTAGATTAGGTTAGGGATGAAATGGATTGTCATAGGATGgagtcagatctgatatgattggATATGACCGAGTGTGATATGGTTAATCGGATATAACTCGATATGATCAAGTGACAATGTTTAGGTTTGATTGGGGATAATTTGGTGTGATGTGACCAAGTATAATTGGGTAGCTAGTGTTAGGATAGATAGGTTTGTGTTAGGTCATATCAGGTAGATCAGGCGTAAGATTGGGTTAGAGTGTGTGGGATGAGGCTAGATCGGCTAGAACTGGGTCGGATCGAGTAAATTGGGTTTGAGATTGGCTTGGAGAGGATGGGATCACGTTGGATTGGCTAGTTTTAGACTAGAATTAGATTGGATGCAACCTTTACAATTTGGATTGGTGGATTGAGGTGATTGTTTCATGTAGATCATCTCATCGAGATGGCCATGGGAAAAGGTATTCTTAACATCCAGTTATTTAATAGGCCATCCACTATGGATTCCAAGAGATTTAAAACAATTCAATTTGTAATATGTTTGACTATTATAAATGTGCCCTCATAGTCAACACATTTTTATCGGCAAAACCCTTGGCGACAAGCTAGGCTTTATAGCAATCAATAGTGCTATCAGATCTTTATTAAATCCTAGAGATCGATTTGAGCCCAATAACACAATAATCAAATGGAGGGAGTACTGGTACCCAGGTTCTATTGGCTACTAGTGAATTGCATTCATCACATATAGCATAAGAAATTTCACATTAAATATGTGGAAGAGATTAACTATGTAAACATTGAAGAAGCCGCATTTTGTTACTAAACTTTCACAGCTGCGCCTCAGCTTTTGACAGACCCTGAATTGAAATGAACAGCTTTGCGCCGATCTCCTTTTCCAATTCTACAATGTTGTTCCACATGATTATCACATGGCATAGAACATAAAACAAGAATGTTATTATGCACAAGAGTAGTACATCTGTAGATTGTTCCATTAATTCTAGTGATAGTAAGTAGCAACCACCTTGCTGGCTATTTTAGTCACCTGCAGCTCATTTCCTATCTCCATTATTATCTATATCTACTATCATCTATCAACATCCAAGGACTTTTTTAAAGCAAATATCGATTAATTTTAACAAAGTACATCATTAGCTACATATTTTGATAATGTCTGCCGCACTTTTCTTTCAATGTTTTCGACAGTTTTCTTACATTTTGGTCTTAAGCATGTCATCAACAGCATTAAGCTGGCTTGACCATTTCCCACTTGAGATATATTTACAGATCATCCACTGCACAATGACCATGGACTACATATCTTCTTATACTTAAGAGGTAATACAATGAAGAGACGTAATGCACCATAAACAAACTGAGAGAAATGAGATAATAATCAGAGAGCACATATCAAACATTTTACAATCATTTTAGCAATATGAGTTCTTTTCTTCTAGTCTGACAGCCTACAGCAGAACGATGCCAACGAAGTAAATGGTGAACAGTAAAGGAGTCGGGATCTTCTCACTGACATCTTTAATCCGAGGCAGTTGCCTCCCAGCATTTTTTGTGATGGCAGCCAGTGCAGGGGATCCTAAAGAAGCAGCCAAAATTTTGTTTGCAAAAACAATGTGCAAGTCTTTCCTGATCCATTCCATGATTAATGTATAGAACTCTTCCCGTTTTATTGCTTCAATTCCTTGGGAGCGGCATGCCTGCATTCATTACCAAACCAACAAAAAACCCGGGATCACATAATAAAAGGAATGCTGCAGTTGTGGCAGTTAGTGTTTTACAGTTGAGTGGATATCCGCTCAGATCTGATCACATCTACATTGGATGATAGAGATCTTAAGCCGATGATGTGAGCTATTGGATATGATTTACAATCTCTAAACTACTAATACACCAAAAATTATATGATCATATGATTCAAAGGCTTCCTACTTATGTATCAACTGATCAAGAGATATGTAtaacttaattttatttataCAGTCTAATTTCTTGGTCTCTTAATATATAAACTGAGAATcttcaaattatatgatttttgatatataaataatttagagaTAGTTGATCACATTTATTGGCTTAAATTTTGGATATGGGATCTCTATCGTTTGGTGTAGATCTTTCTAGATCTTAGTGGAGATCTTTTCGAGTGTAGCCTAGTCTagctcatacatacatacatatatgccaATATATACTAATctgaaaatttattatatatgcatatatgtatgtgtgtgtgtatatatatatgtatgtatgtttgtacctATGTACATATTTATACATGCAGATAGGCGCTAGTGTGAAAATTGGAGAAGGAATACCTCTATTTTATCAGCCACTTCTATCATAGAAGGAGGTTCCTTATGAGGACTAAGGAATTGCTTGTTCACAGAACTGTGATGAAATTACCACAATGTGCTGGTTAAATCACTGGGAAGAAAAGTTCTCAATAGCAGTAAAAATTACAGGTAGCAAAAGCAAAAAGTCCCTCACTTATAAACCCGCAAGGTTGCAGCATGGAGATCATTCAATGACAAGGATCTCTTCTCTTTATCAGCGAAATCATTAAAAACCTTATTGCATATTATTCGCACATGCCACCTTCCTGAAATATATTGGACAAAAGGAATGATATCTAGTTAATAAAATACAATGTAAAATCCCAGGATTTATGCCAAGATGTAAATTGATATGCAGAAGAAGCCCAAGAAAATAAGCACCTAACATTATGAACACTATTTTCTCCTTGGTGTTGTATGAAAACAATTTGATATGTCCCTTTCTTGCATTGCACCCATAACAGGACTTCTGTTGAGTAATGATGTATCCAAAAGATATTTCCTCCAATACTACTTATTTTACAGAATGGCAAAAGAACACGACCAAATTAGTGGCATTTCAATAATAACAACAAGAAGGAAAGGACTTGCCTTGAGCTCTGTCCCATAGATATTGGAGTATATCAGCCATGGCAAAGCTTGGATGCCTCCAGCTATCTCTCTCTCCTGATGTAAATGGGAAAGTGGAGGTCTATATAAACTAGGAGATGGGAACAACGAGGCCTTGGTATTAATGTTCATCTCTTTATGTAAAGCGCTT includes:
- the LOC105033223 gene encoding uncharacterized protein translates to MADILQYLWDRAQGRWHVRIICNKVFNDFADKEKRSLSLNDLHAATLRVYNSVNKQFLSPHKEPPSMIEVADKIEACRSQGIEAIKREEFYTLIMEWIRKDLHIVFANKILAASLGSPALAAITKNAGRQLPRIKDVSEKIPTPLLFTIYFVGIVLL